A stretch of Sandaracinaceae bacterium DNA encodes these proteins:
- a CDS encoding FIST N-terminal domain-containing protein yields MKSISALSEARGARWVLAYATVDVPLQEALAAPGAPLTFGATSFQGVFTPKGFRRGFHGLAATEEDGVRAAARLVRTDGAGARAATREAVKSLLAELGGTARAILVHATPGFEERVLEGLAEVDAAAGVPVFGGSAADDDLSGKWSVFLGREVVSEGVLLVAFASDRDVKGAFVSGYFGTKRSGRVTRAEGRTVYAIDDRPAAEVLDEWMGGALAAARAEGGIVLAETTLSPVGRVVDRTHGVTRYLLSHPHLVNASDGAVSFFTDMSNGDEVELMMATRGSLMDRVDHVVRRARRGAKTALAGGVLIYCGGCVGAIEESTDEVSARFGAGIGGAPFVGAATFGEIGTFESGRTREPMHGNLMCDTILFDG; encoded by the coding sequence ATGAAGTCCATCAGCGCGCTGTCCGAGGCCCGAGGCGCTCGTTGGGTGCTCGCCTACGCCACCGTCGACGTGCCGCTCCAGGAAGCCCTGGCCGCGCCGGGTGCCCCCCTGACGTTCGGAGCGACCTCATTTCAGGGCGTCTTCACGCCGAAGGGGTTTCGCCGGGGGTTCCACGGCCTCGCCGCGACCGAGGAGGACGGAGTGCGGGCGGCGGCCCGGCTCGTGCGAACCGACGGGGCCGGCGCGCGCGCGGCGACCCGAGAGGCCGTGAAGAGCCTGCTGGCGGAGCTGGGTGGGACGGCGCGCGCGATCCTCGTGCACGCCACGCCGGGCTTCGAGGAGCGTGTGCTCGAGGGGCTCGCCGAGGTCGACGCCGCGGCCGGCGTCCCGGTGTTCGGGGGCAGCGCCGCCGACGACGACCTCAGCGGGAAGTGGAGCGTCTTCCTCGGGCGGGAGGTCGTCTCGGAGGGCGTCTTGCTGGTCGCCTTCGCGTCCGACCGAGACGTCAAGGGCGCGTTCGTGAGCGGCTACTTCGGCACCAAGCGGAGCGGCCGCGTCACGCGGGCGGAGGGGCGCACGGTCTACGCGATCGACGACCGGCCCGCCGCCGAGGTGCTCGACGAGTGGATGGGGGGCGCGCTGGCCGCGGCGCGCGCGGAGGGCGGGATCGTCCTGGCCGAGACGACGCTCTCGCCCGTGGGCCGCGTCGTCGATCGCACGCACGGCGTGACCCGCTACCTGCTCTCGCACCCGCACCTCGTGAACGCGAGCGACGGCGCGGTGTCGTTCTTCACGGACATGTCGAACGGCGACGAGGTCGAGCTGATGATGGCGACGCGAGGCTCGCTGATGGACCGCGTCGATCACGTGGTGCGCCGGGCCCGGCGCGGCGCGAAGACCGCGCTCGCGGGCGGCGTGCTCATCTACTGCGGAGGCTGCGTCGGCGCGATCGAGGAGAGCACCGACGAGGTCAGCGCGCGCTTCGGCGCGGGGATCGGCGGCGCGCCGTTCGTCGGTGCGGCGACCTTCGGCGAGATCGGCACGTTCGAGTCGGGCCGCACGCGGGAGCCGATGCACGGCAACCTCATGTGCGACACGATCCTGTTCGACGGTTGA
- a CDS encoding sterol desaturase family protein — protein sequence MGLLDFTQECLETADGKIKIPKGKNRPVRLQVYQNEFIEKWFAQAHPITPGIWFGWIVVYGLYAAFTTQAFAWWQGLLGFAGGVLLVTFIEYALHRFAFHFEPKTEKGRLNHFLMHGYHHDFPNDSMRLVLPPIAIWPVAAVLGVVYWFTFGSYFWVVFGGSALGYIAYDWLHYYTHHFNPKGGPGKWLKRYHMAHHFDSPHHRFGITSPLWDFIFGTYLSPKQSWRAMQKRAEKAQAEAEA from the coding sequence ATGGGCCTGCTCGACTTCACTCAGGAGTGCCTCGAAACCGCCGACGGGAAGATCAAGATCCCGAAGGGCAAGAACCGTCCGGTGCGCCTGCAGGTGTACCAGAACGAGTTCATCGAGAAGTGGTTCGCCCAGGCGCACCCCATCACGCCCGGCATCTGGTTCGGCTGGATCGTGGTCTACGGGCTCTACGCGGCCTTCACGACCCAGGCGTTCGCCTGGTGGCAGGGGCTGCTCGGGTTCGCGGGCGGCGTGCTCCTGGTGACGTTCATCGAGTACGCGCTCCACCGCTTCGCCTTCCACTTCGAGCCGAAGACGGAGAAGGGGCGGCTGAACCACTTCCTGATGCACGGCTACCACCACGACTTCCCGAACGACTCGATGCGGCTCGTGCTCCCGCCGATCGCGATCTGGCCGGTCGCGGCCGTGCTCGGGGTGGTCTACTGGTTCACCTTCGGCAGCTACTTCTGGGTGGTCTTCGGCGGGTCGGCCCTCGGCTACATCGCCTACGACTGGCTCCACTACTACACCCACCACTTCAACCCGAAGGGCGGCCCCGGGAAGTGGCTCAAGCGCTATCACATGGCGCATCACTTCGACTCGCCGCATCACCGCTTCGGGATCACCTCGCCGCTGTGGGACTTCATCTTCGGCACGTACCTCTCGCCGAAGCAGTCCTGGCGCGCGATGCAGAAGCGGGCCGAAAAGGCACAGGCCGAAGCCGAAGCCTGA